The following proteins are encoded in a genomic region of Thermococcus henrietii:
- a CDS encoding FAD-dependent oxidoreductase, with product MKFYICREKSEPKPFKVAIIGAGPAGLTAAGYLACRGYEVHVYDKMPEGGGMVAFAIPEVRIPIKTVREGVKDLEKLGVNFHFRTKVIYDSPRELGDEWAEHFVSLERLLGEFDALLIATGAWRPRKLKVPGVDLPGVYDALKLLHHIKMARIGYYPWDRVPDLKGKHVVIIGAGYTAVDVAIESRLLGAEKVTMAYRRSLERSYAKAEIMKLIEEGLEFIEMASPVRIIGESRAEGVEFARTKIVEGSVVTTDERFIVDADVVAYAIGQLPTSPIREVVCANEEILKEAGIFFAGDVVAPRNIGTAMREGRARAKEIEEWLTKKAPRKVFPVPVTARLISSVLSGKC from the coding sequence GTGAAGTTCTACATCTGCAGGGAGAAGAGCGAGCCGAAGCCCTTCAAGGTCGCAATCATCGGCGCGGGTCCCGCTGGACTGACGGCCGCCGGCTACCTTGCGTGCAGGGGCTACGAGGTTCATGTATACGACAAGATGCCAGAGGGCGGGGGAATGGTAGCCTTTGCGATTCCGGAGGTTAGAATACCGATAAAGACCGTTAGAGAAGGTGTCAAAGACCTCGAAAAGCTGGGCGTGAACTTCCACTTCAGGACGAAGGTCATCTACGACTCCCCGCGGGAGCTTGGAGACGAGTGGGCTGAGCACTTCGTATCGCTTGAGAGACTGCTTGGTGAGTTCGACGCCCTTCTCATTGCAACAGGCGCCTGGCGTCCGAGGAAGCTGAAGGTCCCAGGCGTTGATTTGCCGGGCGTTTACGACGCGCTTAAGCTGCTCCACCACATAAAGATGGCGAGGATAGGTTACTACCCCTGGGACCGCGTTCCCGACTTGAAGGGCAAGCACGTCGTCATAATCGGAGCGGGCTACACCGCGGTTGACGTGGCAATAGAATCGAGGCTCCTCGGTGCTGAAAAGGTCACGATGGCCTACCGCCGTTCCCTCGAGCGGAGCTACGCGAAGGCCGAAATCATGAAGCTCATAGAGGAGGGGCTTGAGTTCATTGAGATGGCCTCGCCCGTAAGAATCATCGGCGAAAGCCGGGCCGAAGGGGTTGAGTTCGCGAGGACGAAAATTGTCGAGGGAAGCGTCGTTACAACGGACGAAAGGTTCATCGTTGACGCCGATGTCGTCGCCTATGCCATCGGCCAGTTACCAACGAGCCCGATTCGAGAAGTCGTTTGTGCGAATGAAGAAATCCTCAAGGAGGCCGGGATTTTCTTTGCCGGAGACGTCGTCGCGCCGAGAAACATTGGAACCGCGATGCGAGAGGGAAGGGCGAGGGCGAAGGAGATAGAGGAGTGGCTCACAAAGAAGGCGCCGAGAAAGGTCTTCCCCGTCCCCGTTACCGCCAGGCTGATAAGCTCTGTCCTGAGCGGAAAGTGCTGA
- a CDS encoding ATP-binding protein, whose product MLEVQNPWWFGESDRDWELFEKLTYKVRPKWLDGLSLKPFSLNFVVGPRRVGKTIGIKLLIKELLKKVSTLYAVFYFSCDVLEDYKELLEVLNEYLRLKRRKGIKTAFIFLDEVSLVEDWWRALKFLIDRGELRDDVVTVTGSISLALGRHFETFGGRRGNGRTVEVMPLSFHDYYSLFYDEFFPSTGKEVFENYLETGGYLAYLNGTLKVEELVGFLKADLKALERSTDLARDIMGAILDKAPSPTSFNAIAKAVGVSPHTARDYVELFEAFHVLLQVLYLGGDGKIYPRKERKLILRDPLIVRAMELWTRRKVDRAVLYEWLVQEHLYRKFGEVYYYRNSYEVDAIAGNLKVEVKSGERGGRYPKDVKVLKGSEVPGFLYNLT is encoded by the coding sequence ATGCTTGAGGTACAGAACCCGTGGTGGTTTGGCGAATCTGACAGAGACTGGGAGCTCTTCGAAAAGCTCACCTATAAGGTCAGGCCGAAGTGGCTCGACGGGCTCTCATTGAAGCCTTTTTCGCTCAACTTCGTCGTCGGCCCAAGAAGGGTCGGGAAAACCATCGGAATAAAGCTTCTCATTAAAGAGCTCCTCAAAAAAGTCAGTACTCTCTATGCCGTCTTTTACTTCAGCTGTGACGTGCTTGAGGACTACAAGGAGCTTTTGGAGGTTCTAAACGAGTACCTCCGACTGAAGAGACGAAAGGGCATAAAAACGGCCTTTATATTCCTCGATGAGGTTAGCTTAGTTGAGGACTGGTGGCGTGCCCTGAAGTTCCTCATAGACAGGGGCGAGCTGAGGGACGATGTCGTTACCGTAACGGGCTCGATTTCCCTTGCTCTTGGACGGCACTTCGAGACCTTCGGGGGTAGGAGGGGGAACGGGAGAACGGTTGAGGTCATGCCGCTGAGCTTCCACGACTACTACAGCCTTTTCTACGACGAGTTCTTTCCCTCAACGGGAAAGGAGGTCTTCGAGAATTACCTCGAGACGGGGGGATACCTCGCATACCTAAACGGCACCCTTAAGGTTGAGGAGCTCGTGGGCTTCCTGAAGGCGGACCTGAAAGCTTTAGAGCGCTCGACCGACCTCGCGAGGGACATTATGGGTGCTATACTCGATAAAGCGCCATCGCCGACTTCATTCAACGCGATAGCGAAGGCCGTCGGGGTTTCGCCCCACACCGCGAGGGATTACGTTGAGCTCTTCGAGGCGTTTCACGTCCTCCTGCAGGTTCTCTACCTCGGAGGCGACGGGAAGATCTATCCGCGGAAGGAAAGGAAGCTGATTCTCCGCGACCCGCTCATCGTGAGGGCCATGGAGCTCTGGACGAGGAGAAAGGTTGATAGGGCCGTTCTCTACGAGTGGCTCGTTCAGGAGCACCTATACCGAAAGTTCGGGGAGGTTTACTATTACAGGAACTCCTACGAGGTTGATGCAATCGCTGGAAACCTAAAGGTCGAGGTGAAGTCGGGGGAGAGAGGGGGAAGGTACCCGAAGGACGTTAAAGTCCTGAAGGGCTCGGAGGTTCCGGGATTCCTTTACAACCTCACTTAG
- a CDS encoding deoxyhypusine synthase: MTEPKEIVLKESEEVEGVPIEGPWLDDVSSLEEVLDYYGRIGFQATHLGKAIEIWRKVEEKRAKGEEVRVFLGYTSNIISSGLREIIAWLVKEGKVDVIVTTAGGIEEDFIKALKPFILGDWNVNDALMREKGINRIGNIFVPNDRYIEFEKYMIPFFERVLEMEKERGKPLTASEFIYEMGRYMDEKLGKEKEKSVIYWAYKRNVPIFCPAITDGSIGDMLYFFKEERGDRELIIDIANDIVKLNNLAVTAKETASIILGGSLPKHAIINANLFRGGTDYAIYVTTAIPWDGSLSGAPPSEGVSWGKIRAKADYVEIWADATLVFPLLVWKVMKG; this comes from the coding sequence ATGACGGAGCCGAAAGAAATCGTGCTTAAGGAGAGCGAAGAGGTCGAGGGGGTTCCAATTGAGGGGCCGTGGCTCGACGACGTTTCAAGCCTTGAGGAGGTTTTGGATTATTACGGGCGCATAGGCTTTCAGGCGACGCACCTTGGCAAAGCAATAGAAATCTGGCGGAAGGTCGAGGAGAAGAGGGCAAAGGGAGAAGAAGTCCGCGTTTTCCTCGGATACACCTCGAACATCATCTCCTCGGGCCTGCGCGAGATAATCGCGTGGCTCGTAAAGGAAGGCAAGGTTGACGTCATCGTCACCACCGCCGGCGGAATCGAGGAGGACTTCATAAAGGCCCTCAAACCCTTTATCCTGGGTGACTGGAACGTTAACGATGCCCTGATGCGCGAGAAAGGCATCAACAGGATAGGCAACATCTTCGTGCCCAACGACCGCTACATTGAGTTCGAGAAGTACATGATTCCCTTCTTCGAGCGGGTCCTTGAGATGGAGAAGGAGCGCGGAAAGCCCCTGACCGCGAGCGAGTTCATCTACGAGATGGGTCGCTACATGGACGAGAAGCTCGGGAAGGAGAAGGAGAAGAGCGTTATCTACTGGGCCTATAAGCGGAACGTCCCGATTTTCTGCCCCGCCATAACCGACGGCTCGATAGGGGACATGCTCTACTTCTTCAAGGAGGAGCGCGGGGACAGGGAGCTCATCATAGACATCGCCAACGACATAGTGAAGCTCAACAACCTAGCCGTTACCGCCAAGGAGACCGCCTCGATAATCCTCGGGGGTTCATTGCCGAAGCACGCGATAATCAACGCCAACCTCTTCAGGGGCGGAACCGACTACGCGATTTACGTGACGACGGCGATTCCGTGGGACGGCTCTCTGAGCGGCGCGCCGCCGAGCGAAGGCGTCAGCTGGGGCAAAATAAGGGCGAAGGCCGACTACGTCGAAATATGGGCCGACGCGACGCTGGTCTTCCCGTTGCTGGTGTGGAAGGTGATGAAGGGGTAA
- a CDS encoding SDR family oxidoreductase: MGVIVTASSRGIGFNVARELLRRNARVVISSRNRENLRKALDELSGYGEVYAVEANLFDQRDLENLVKESWELLGRVDALVWNAGNVRCEPCLLHEATYLDWIEASALHTVAPGYLTTLLVQTWLETKRKGVLVYLNSVSIKEPMPPLVLADVTRAGLVQLAKSVSRTYGGKGIRAYSVLLGSFDTPGARENLKAVAEERGEPFEETWEREVLGRTPLHRTGRWSELGSLVAFLLSDDAEYMLGSTVVIDGAMTRSVDI, from the coding sequence ATGGGCGTAATAGTGACGGCTTCCTCACGGGGAATAGGCTTCAACGTCGCGCGGGAGCTTTTGAGGAGGAACGCGAGGGTTGTTATAAGCTCCAGAAACAGGGAAAACCTGAGAAAGGCCCTCGACGAGCTCTCGGGCTACGGCGAGGTTTACGCCGTTGAGGCCAATCTTTTTGACCAGCGCGACCTTGAGAACCTCGTAAAAGAAAGCTGGGAGCTCCTTGGGAGAGTTGACGCCCTCGTCTGGAACGCTGGCAACGTCCGCTGTGAGCCGTGTCTCCTTCATGAAGCCACCTACCTCGACTGGATTGAGGCTTCAGCGCTCCACACGGTGGCGCCGGGCTATCTAACGACGCTCCTGGTTCAAACATGGCTTGAAACGAAGCGGAAGGGCGTTCTCGTCTACCTGAACTCGGTCTCGATAAAGGAACCGATGCCCCCGCTCGTCCTTGCCGATGTAACGCGCGCCGGACTTGTTCAGCTGGCGAAGAGCGTTTCGAGGACCTATGGAGGTAAGGGAATCCGGGCTTACTCCGTTCTGCTCGGCAGTTTTGACACGCCCGGTGCGCGGGAGAACCTCAAGGCGGTTGCCGAGGAGAGGGGAGAGCCCTTCGAAGAGACGTGGGAACGCGAGGTGCTCGGCAGAACGCCCCTTCACAGAACCGGAAGGTGGAGCGAACTCGGCTCGCTTGTGGCATTTCTGCTCAGTGATGATGCCGAATACATGCTCGGCTCCACCGTCGTCATAGACGGCGCGATGACGAGGAGCGTTGACATCTGA
- the tiaS gene encoding tRNA(Ile2) 2-agmatinylcytidine synthetase TiaS, giving the protein MLLHIGIDDTDSPNGMCTTYLGALLYRELSRLAEPIDLPRLIRLNPNIPYKTRGNGAVAMTFEVEEEAVPEVKDLVLFYVNQLADFTHENTNPGVAFFEGEIPEKLREFSLKALREHVAIEEAENVAREVGAEIFKFKLGRGIIGALASIGYPLKTFTYELLAYREPENWGKERKVDAESVFLADRWSYPFTYDNVDPYKRTVLIAPHGKDPVLVGIRGIDRGKVLQTFEMVRFGEPIAFYQLYKTNQNTDDHLTPKKIGELRLYDSAVVRGRVSKPYWERGRHVFFELEDETGKIRVAAFEPTKKFRNYVRKLLPGDEIIAAGGVKEHEGVLTLNLEKFYPVKLVPKIEYRKPKCPRCGGTMKSKGDYLKCKRCGYRMPKKLIPVEVPRELERKIYEVPPDARKHLSRPLVLPGGEERVLGALMTSERYSGLS; this is encoded by the coding sequence ATGCTCCTCCACATCGGAATTGACGACACGGACTCGCCCAACGGCATGTGCACGACCTATCTCGGCGCGCTCCTGTACCGCGAGCTGTCGCGCTTAGCCGAACCCATCGACCTTCCGAGGCTGATAAGGCTGAACCCGAACATCCCCTACAAGACGCGCGGGAACGGAGCGGTTGCGATGACGTTCGAGGTCGAGGAGGAGGCTGTTCCAGAAGTTAAGGACCTCGTGCTGTTCTACGTCAACCAGCTGGCAGACTTCACACACGAGAACACCAACCCCGGCGTCGCCTTTTTCGAAGGCGAAATTCCCGAAAAACTGAGGGAGTTCTCGCTCAAAGCTTTAAGGGAGCACGTTGCCATCGAGGAAGCCGAGAATGTCGCGAGGGAAGTAGGGGCTGAAATCTTTAAGTTCAAGCTCGGCAGGGGCATAATCGGCGCGCTCGCCTCCATTGGCTATCCCTTAAAGACCTTCACCTACGAGCTTTTAGCTTACCGCGAGCCCGAGAACTGGGGAAAGGAGAGAAAAGTCGACGCCGAAAGCGTGTTTTTGGCCGACAGGTGGAGCTATCCCTTCACCTACGACAACGTTGACCCCTACAAGAGAACCGTCCTCATAGCCCCTCACGGCAAGGACCCCGTTCTCGTCGGAATCAGGGGAATTGACCGGGGAAAGGTTCTCCAGACCTTTGAGATGGTCCGCTTTGGGGAGCCGATAGCTTTCTACCAGCTCTACAAGACGAATCAGAACACCGACGACCATCTGACTCCCAAAAAAATCGGCGAGCTGAGGCTATACGACAGCGCGGTCGTCAGGGGAAGGGTTTCTAAGCCATACTGGGAGCGCGGGAGGCACGTTTTCTTCGAGCTTGAGGATGAGACGGGAAAGATACGCGTCGCGGCGTTCGAACCGACGAAGAAGTTCAGGAATTACGTTCGGAAGCTCCTGCCCGGTGATGAAATAATCGCCGCCGGGGGCGTCAAGGAGCACGAGGGGGTCCTGACGCTCAACCTTGAGAAGTTCTATCCAGTGAAGCTCGTCCCAAAAATCGAATACAGAAAGCCCAAGTGCCCGCGCTGTGGGGGAACGATGAAGAGCAAGGGCGACTACCTGAAGTGCAAGCGCTGTGGATACAGAATGCCGAAGAAGCTCATTCCGGTGGAGGTCCCGCGCGAGCTGGAGAGGAAGATTTACGAGGTTCCTCCAGACGCGAGGAAGCACCTGTCAAGGCCTCTGGTGTTGCCGGGAGGGGAGGAGAGGGTTTTGGGGGCTCTGATGACCTCGGAGAGGTACTCAGGATTATCCTAA
- the htpX gene encoding zinc metalloprotease HtpX gives MGLEMWLRTGLLMAILTGLLMGIGYLFGGPSLAFIMFLFAMLFNFITYWYSDKIVLSWYNARIVDETEAPELYAIVRNLAERAGLPMPRIAIIPTETPNAFATGRDPKHAVVAVTQGLLRILNRDELEAVLGHELTHVKNRDILIGTIAAAMAGAIMQLAYWARWIAIFGSYDDRDGDNIIAAILIAILAPIAAMLIQAAISRSREFLADEGGAKLSGKPWALASALLKIEQAVRYRPMREGNPATAHMFIINPFRGMSIAELFSTHPPTEKRIERLRKLAEEMGYVPNF, from the coding sequence ATGGGGCTCGAAATGTGGCTCCGAACGGGGCTGTTGATGGCAATCCTCACCGGGCTGCTTATGGGAATCGGCTACCTCTTCGGAGGGCCCAGCTTAGCGTTCATAATGTTCCTCTTCGCCATGCTCTTCAACTTCATAACCTACTGGTACAGCGACAAAATCGTGCTTAGCTGGTACAACGCGAGGATAGTTGACGAAACTGAGGCCCCTGAGCTCTACGCAATAGTGAGAAACCTCGCCGAGAGGGCAGGGCTCCCGATGCCCAGGATAGCGATAATCCCGACCGAAACTCCGAACGCCTTCGCCACAGGAAGGGACCCGAAGCACGCGGTCGTCGCCGTAACCCAGGGACTCCTCAGAATCCTCAACAGGGACGAGCTTGAAGCCGTCCTCGGTCACGAGCTAACCCACGTCAAGAACAGGGATATCCTCATCGGAACAATCGCGGCCGCGATGGCAGGAGCGATAATGCAACTCGCCTACTGGGCTCGCTGGATAGCGATATTCGGCTCCTACGACGACCGTGACGGCGACAACATCATCGCCGCAATCCTCATAGCGATACTCGCACCAATCGCGGCGATGTTGATTCAAGCCGCTATAAGCCGTTCGAGGGAGTTCCTTGCTGACGAAGGCGGTGCGAAGCTCAGCGGAAAGCCCTGGGCTCTGGCCAGCGCGCTCCTCAAGATTGAGCAGGCCGTCCGCTACAGGCCGATGCGCGAGGGCAACCCGGCAACCGCCCACATGTTCATCATCAACCCCTTCAGGGGAATGAGCATCGCCGAACTGTTCTCAACGCATCCGCCGACGGAGAAGAGAATCGAGAGGCTCAGGAAGCTCGCCGAGGAGATGGGCTACGTCCCCAACTTCTGA
- a CDS encoding amidohydrolase produces MKAVRATLLYDGLGNVQRDVYVVFDKNIVDVTKEKPKDAEVIAEGVVTPAFIDGHSHIGMDRYGEPYQEGEANEQMDSVLPLVDALYSIYMDDKAFKHSIEFGVLYSSVLPGSGNIIGGKAVFIKNYGRDIEDAFIQYAGVKAAFGYNPRSTTSWKGTRPSTRMGAIGILLNWLIKTQKTIALIEKGKKEPEEVEPTVEALIPVLKGELPLRVHVHKEDDIAALLMIKRKFGLKITIEHAGDVHSRETFEKIKAEGVPVIYGPFDSHPYKVELKHEDWKNARYLLEVRPLFGLMSDHPVTLQANLYLQLRHFIRLGMSKAEAIKVITHNNAKILGVDDRLGSIEKGKWASLVVWNGDPFNLENYPTHIFAEGELIHEADW; encoded by the coding sequence GTGAAAGCCGTAAGGGCAACCCTTCTCTACGACGGCCTCGGCAACGTCCAGAGGGACGTTTACGTCGTTTTCGATAAAAACATCGTGGACGTAACCAAAGAGAAACCAAAGGATGCAGAAGTAATCGCTGAGGGTGTTGTAACCCCAGCCTTCATAGACGGCCACAGCCACATTGGAATGGACCGCTACGGAGAGCCCTACCAGGAGGGCGAGGCCAACGAGCAGATGGATTCGGTTCTTCCGCTCGTCGATGCGCTCTACTCCATCTATATGGATGACAAGGCCTTCAAACACTCAATCGAGTTCGGCGTGCTCTACTCCTCGGTCCTGCCGGGAAGCGGTAACATCATTGGCGGAAAGGCAGTCTTCATAAAGAACTACGGGCGCGACATCGAGGACGCTTTCATCCAGTACGCGGGCGTTAAAGCTGCTTTCGGCTACAACCCGCGCTCGACCACGAGCTGGAAGGGAACGAGGCCGAGCACGAGAATGGGCGCGATAGGAATTCTCCTCAACTGGCTCATCAAGACTCAGAAGACGATAGCCCTCATCGAAAAGGGCAAGAAGGAGCCTGAGGAGGTCGAGCCAACCGTTGAAGCGCTAATCCCTGTCCTCAAGGGCGAACTTCCGCTCCGCGTCCACGTCCACAAGGAGGACGACATCGCGGCTCTGCTGATGATAAAGCGGAAGTTCGGGCTTAAGATTACCATTGAACACGCCGGCGACGTCCACAGCAGGGAGACCTTTGAGAAGATTAAGGCCGAGGGCGTTCCCGTAATCTACGGCCCCTTCGACAGCCACCCCTACAAGGTGGAACTCAAGCACGAGGACTGGAAGAACGCCAGGTATTTGCTCGAGGTCAGGCCCCTCTTCGGCCTCATGAGCGACCACCCGGTCACGCTCCAGGCGAACCTCTACCTACAGCTCAGGCACTTCATAAGGCTCGGCATGAGCAAGGCGGAAGCGATAAAGGTAATCACCCACAACAACGCGAAGATACTCGGTGTTGACGACAGGCTCGGAAGTATAGAGAAGGGCAAGTGGGCCTCTCTGGTAGTCTGGAACGGAGACCCCTTCAACCTCGAGAACTACCCGACGCACATCTTCGCCGAGGGCGAGCTTATTCACGAGGCGGACTGGTGA
- the thsB gene encoding thermosome subunit beta, with amino-acid sequence MSMSGQPVVILPEGTQRYIGKDAQRLNILAARIVAETVRTTLGPKGMDKMLVDSLGDIVITNDGATILDKIDLQHPAAKMMVEVAKTQDKEAGDGTTTAVVIAGELLKKAEELLDQNIHPSIIVKGYTMAAEKAQEILDEIAIKVNPDDEETLLKIAGTSITGKSAEAHRELLAKLAVEAVRQVAEKENGKYKVDIDNIKIEKKPGESVDESELIRGVVIDKEVVHPRMPRRVENAKIALIGDALEVKKTETDAKINITSPDQLFDFIEQEEKMLRDMVEAIAKTGANVLFVQKGIDDLAQHYLAKHGIMAVRRVKKSDMEKLAKATGAKIVTNVKDLTSEDLGEAELVEQRKVAGENMIFVEGCRNPKAVTILIRGGTEHVVDEVERALEDAIKVVKDVMEDGAILPAGGAPEIELSIRLDEFAKQVGGKEALAIEAFAEALKIIPKTLAENAGLDPVDIMVKVISEHKNKGLGIGIDVFEGKPADMLEKGIIAPLRVPKQAIKSASEAAIMILRIDDVIAAKPSKSEGGQAGGMGGMGGMGGMDMGMGM; translated from the coding sequence ATGAGCATGAGTGGACAGCCGGTTGTTATTCTCCCGGAGGGAACCCAGAGGTATATAGGTAAGGACGCCCAGAGGCTGAACATCCTCGCGGCGAGGATTGTCGCCGAGACGGTTAGAACCACCCTTGGCCCGAAGGGTATGGACAAGATGCTCGTCGACAGCCTCGGCGACATCGTCATCACCAACGACGGCGCCACCATCCTCGACAAGATTGACCTTCAGCACCCTGCCGCGAAGATGATGGTTGAGGTTGCTAAGACGCAGGACAAGGAGGCCGGTGATGGTACTACTACCGCCGTTGTCATTGCTGGTGAGCTTCTGAAGAAGGCCGAGGAGCTTCTTGACCAGAACATTCACCCGAGCATAATCGTCAAGGGTTACACCATGGCGGCCGAGAAGGCCCAGGAGATACTCGACGAGATAGCCATCAAGGTGAATCCCGACGACGAGGAGACCCTCCTCAAGATAGCCGGCACCTCAATCACCGGAAAGAGCGCCGAGGCTCACCGCGAGCTCTTAGCTAAGCTCGCCGTTGAGGCCGTCAGGCAGGTCGCCGAGAAGGAGAACGGAAAGTACAAGGTTGACATCGACAACATTAAGATAGAGAAGAAGCCCGGCGAGAGCGTTGACGAGAGCGAGCTCATTCGCGGTGTCGTCATCGACAAGGAGGTCGTTCACCCGAGGATGCCAAGGCGCGTCGAGAACGCCAAGATTGCCCTCATCGGCGACGCCCTTGAGGTCAAGAAGACCGAGACCGATGCGAAGATAAACATCACCAGCCCGGACCAGCTCTTCGACTTCATAGAGCAGGAGGAGAAGATGCTCAGGGACATGGTCGAGGCGATAGCCAAGACCGGGGCCAACGTTCTCTTCGTCCAGAAGGGCATCGACGACCTGGCCCAGCACTACCTGGCCAAGCACGGCATAATGGCCGTTCGCAGGGTCAAGAAGAGCGACATGGAGAAGCTTGCGAAGGCCACCGGCGCCAAGATAGTCACCAACGTTAAGGACCTTACCAGCGAGGACCTTGGTGAGGCTGAGCTTGTCGAGCAGAGGAAGGTTGCCGGCGAGAACATGATATTCGTCGAGGGCTGCAGGAACCCGAAGGCGGTAACCATACTCATCAGAGGTGGAACCGAGCACGTGGTTGACGAGGTCGAGAGGGCCCTTGAGGATGCCATCAAGGTCGTCAAGGACGTCATGGAGGACGGTGCAATACTCCCAGCCGGCGGTGCTCCTGAAATCGAGCTCAGCATCAGGCTCGACGAGTTCGCCAAGCAGGTCGGCGGTAAGGAGGCTCTGGCCATCGAGGCCTTCGCCGAGGCCCTCAAGATAATCCCGAAGACCCTCGCTGAGAACGCTGGCCTTGACCCGGTTGACATTATGGTCAAGGTCATCAGTGAGCACAAGAACAAGGGCCTCGGAATCGGCATAGACGTCTTCGAGGGCAAGCCTGCGGACATGCTTGAGAAGGGCATCATCGCCCCGCTCCGCGTCCCGAAGCAGGCCATCAAGAGCGCCAGCGAGGCGGCAATAATGATACTCAGAATCGACGACGTCATCGCCGCCAAGCCCAGCAAGTCCGAGGGAGGACAGGCCGGCGGAATGGGCGGTATGGGTGGAATGGGTGGCATGGACATGGGTATGGGCATGTGA
- a CDS encoding Kae1-associated kinase Bud32, with protein sequence MRLIAQGAEAKIYEGTFEEVFGVDLLNERVIVKHRVPKRYRIPEIDVKLRKERTVREARILHRAKEFGVNCPYVYEVNLRDMVIVMEFIEGKRLKEHLEEVPMDERLNLCREVGRQIGRLHKAGIVHGDLTTSNMILRGGKVYLIDFGLADFDSTLEARGVDLHLLKMAMESTHYTWFEEGFKAVLEGYAEVLGKEARKEIEEKIEEIESRGRYRERSWLKA encoded by the coding sequence ATGAGGCTCATAGCCCAGGGCGCCGAGGCGAAAATCTACGAGGGGACCTTTGAGGAGGTATTTGGCGTTGACCTGCTGAACGAGAGGGTAATCGTGAAGCACAGGGTTCCGAAGAGGTACAGGATTCCGGAGATAGACGTCAAACTTAGGAAGGAGCGGACCGTCAGGGAAGCCCGAATCCTCCACAGGGCGAAGGAGTTCGGCGTGAACTGCCCGTACGTCTATGAGGTCAACCTGCGCGACATGGTAATAGTGATGGAGTTCATAGAGGGGAAAAGGTTGAAGGAGCACCTTGAGGAAGTCCCGATGGACGAACGCTTAAACCTCTGCCGGGAAGTCGGAAGGCAGATAGGCAGGCTCCACAAAGCCGGCATCGTTCACGGCGACTTAACAACGAGCAATATGATTCTCCGCGGGGGGAAGGTCTACCTCATAGACTTCGGTTTGGCCGATTTTGATTCGACGCTCGAGGCGAGGGGTGTTGATTTACACCTGCTCAAAATGGCCATGGAGAGCACGCACTACACCTGGTTCGAGGAGGGATTTAAGGCGGTTCTTGAGGGCTACGCTGAGGTTCTCGGCAAAGAAGCGAGGAAGGAAATCGAGGAGAAGATAGAAGAGATAGAGAGCAGGGGAAGGTACAGGGAGCGGAGCTGGCTCAAAGCTTGA